The nucleotide sequence AATGAAAAAAGCTACCTTGGCCAGAGGTAGCTTGAGATTTCAATTACATAGTCGACAAAAACTAATATTTTAAATGAAACCAATTTAGTCTTAAGACAAACGCTAAGATGGGGATAGGGATTGAATTCATTGTAATCTTAAGTTTAATTAATCGTTAAAATTGGGGTTCTGGTTTTGGCAGGCTAAAGGGGAAGATGGTTTTATTATGTGTTGAATGTCTAAAAATGTATCTTGCGGCCGTTAAATAAAGACTATGAATTGGGAACAGCTTTTATCCTTAAAGCGCTCTGGGGATACCCACAAAAGAATAAGAAAGGAACAGGATGAAACCCGATTGGGTTTTGAAGTGGATTACGACAGGGTGATATTTTCTGCAGCCTTTAGGAGCTTACAGGACAAGACTCAGGTAATACCCCTTTCCAAAACCGATTTTGTGCACACCCGTCTAACCCATAGTTTGGAGGTCTCGGTGGTAGGTAGAAGCCTTGGAAGGATAGCAGGGAAGAAAATTCTGGAAAAACATCCTCATTTGCGCGAAGTGCACGGCTTTCATTTTAATGATTTTGGAGCTATTGTAGCCGCCGCGGCCTTGGCACATGATATAGGCAACCCACCTTTTGGGCATAGCGGGGAAAAGGCCATTGGGGAATATTTTAAAACAGGCAGGGGCAAACAATTTGAAACAATGTTGACCCAAAAAGAATATCAGGACATCATAGATTTTGAAGGAAATGCCAATGGATATAGATTATTAACGGAATCCCGCCAGGGTGTTGAAGGTGGATTGCGACTTAGTTACGCCACTTTGGGCGCTTTTATGAAGTATCCAAAGGAATCCTTGCCCAAAAAACCGACCAAACATATTGCGGACAAGAAATTTGGGTTTTTCCAACAGGATGTGGCTTCTTTTCAGGAGGTGGCCACTGAACTTGGACTGGAATCAAGGGGAAAAGGCAAGGACATTGGTTTTTGCAGACACCCCCTAACTTTCCTAGTAGAGGCGGCTGATGATATCTGTTATACCATTATCGATTTTGAGGACGGAATCAATTTAGGGCTTATTTCAGAGGATTATGCCTTGGAATATCTAATAAAGTTGGTTAAGGACAGTATCAATATTAAAAAATATAATAATCTTGTCTATATGGAGGACCGTCTGAGCTATTTAAGGGCTTTGGCGATCAATACCTTGATATCCGATGCAATTGCTATTTTTATAGAAAATGAGGATGCTATTTTAAAGGGGGAATTTTCGGTTTCCTTGATGGATAAAAGCAAGTTCAAGGCCCAGATCCAAGACATTATTACATTAAGTGTACAGAAGATTTACAGGTCACAAGAAGTATTGGAAAAAGAAATAGCAGGGTACAGGATTATCTCGGACATTTTGGATGTATACAATACGGCATTGATCAGGAATAAGGAAGGGAACAGTTCCAATTATGACCGACTTATGATTTCTACTTTGCCCGAAGCCTATAGGGAAACCAAAGGTTCTACATACGACATACTTTTAAATACCTGCTGCTATGTTGCCAGCTTATCGGATAGTGCCGCAGTACATATCCATAATAAAATTATGGGGAAACAGCTTTAAAAATCATATGTTAAGCCAACCCCCAGCAATTGTTTAAATTGTACTTTACGCTTTCCCGGGGTTGTAATGGTACCGTCTGCAGCTTTTACCTCGTCGAAAATAATGTCGTGGTCATATAGGACATGGGTACCTATGGATGCCTTTACATATTTGTTTACGGTCAGGTCCACGTTTACTTCCCAGTCAATATCTATGTTTCCAAAATTCTTTACATAATCCGAGTATAATTGCAGCCTGTGATTTAATTTCACATTTTCATAAACCATGGTTTCCCAGGTGTTGGACACCAAAAAACCAAACTCCAGATAAACATTTTCGCCCTCTTTTATGATGTTGCCATCGGTATCTATCAGTGCTCTTTGTACCCCAAAGGCGCCGTTGTTGGCCAAGGTTTGGTCTAACACAAAGGTAGATTTGAAGGTAAGCGGGGCTAAACGCAGGTTAAATTTTTTGCCTTCGGGAATATAGGAGGTACCAGCACCCAATAGGGCATACCCAGGCGCCATAAATCTGGAAATGGGTTTGTCCCTATCAGGGTATTTGTAACCATTGGAGAATTGTGTCCTAAATTCTGCGCTGGCGGAATAGTACCAATTACTTATGGTATCCCTTCTAAACGCAAAGGTGGAGGAAAACCGCAATGCATCATCGGATTTTCTTAATTTAAAGCCTTCTTGGGCATTAAGACCATATCGTATGTCCAAATTGTTGTTTAGTTGAACGTATCTAAATTTATAATTTCGTACAAATTTGGCGCTGGCCAGTCCTGAAATGGAATTGTTACCCCCCGCATTCCAGTTTACAAAAGCTACCTCGCTAAAATTAAATCCAAGTTTATTCTCCTTTTCCCAAAATGATGGAATTCTAAAACGTCTATATTTTTCTTCAAGTGGCTTGGTGCGTTTAAATGAAACAACTGGATTGGTCAGGTCCGCCCCCCGTGGAATGTACTTTATTTTGTCCTGCAAGGTCCGTATTACTATGGTGTCTATGCGCATGGAATCAACACGCATCGAATCTACCTGGGTGGAATCCGGGGATTGTGGAGCAGGAATGGTATCTTGTGAGAATAAAAAATTAAAATTTAGGAACAGAAGGACAATAATGAAAATTTTACCGTACATGCTAATCAATATTCAAAAGGTTGTTAATATAATTTTTTAAGGTCGATATGTCTATTTTAGATATTTTATGGAGTTCTTCAACGGTTCCCTGCTCTATAAAAACATCTTCAATTCCAAAAATTTTTATTGGGACAAAACTATGGATCTCGTTGGCATATTCCAAAATTGCACTTCCAAATCCCCCCATTTTACAGCCATCCTCAATGGTAATGACGCTTTCATAGGTCAAGAATATTTTCTGTAACATAAGGGTGTCCAAAGGTTTTACAAAACGCATATTGTAATGGCCAATTTGGCCCCTTTCATTCACGTCCTTTAGTAAATCACTAACCATATTCCCAATATGACCGATCGAAAGTACCGCAATTTTCGTTCCTTTTTTTAATTCTTGGGATATTCCAATCGGAATTTTATTGAATTTTTGTTTCCAATCCAATGTCACGCCTCTCCCTCTAGGGTATCTTATGGCAATGGGATGCTCTAAGCCTAGTTGTGCAGTGAACATTATATTCCTTAGTTCAATTTCGTTTAAAGGTGCAAAAATAATGAGATTTGGAATACACCTTAAATATGCCATATCATATATTCCGTGATGGGTGGCACCGTCCTGCCCTACCAGGCCTGCACGATCCAAACAGAAAATAACCGGAAGATTCTGCAGTGCCACATCATGAATGATCTGGTCATAGGCACGTTGTAAAAAGGTAGAGTAGATATTGCAAAATGGGACCAGGCCTTCTGCAGCCATTCCACCGGCCATGGTTACTGCATGTTGCTCTGCAATGCCCACATCAAATGCCCTTTCGGGGAGTTGTTCCATCATGTATTTTAGTGAGCTTCCGGTAGGCATTGCTGGAGTTATTCCCACTATTTTTTCATTGTTTTCGGCCAATTCCACGAGGGTGTGCCCAAATACATCCTGATATTTTGGAGGTTGTATTTCAGAGGTTTTGGGCCAAAGGTCGCCCGTTTCCTTATTAAATTTTCCGGGAGCGTGATATACAACTTGATTCTCCTCGGCTTTTTGGAGCCCTTTGCCCTTAGTGGTTATGATATGGAGCAATTTGGGTCCTTCAATTTCCTTTAGTCTCTTTAGTTCCTTGATCAAGGCCGCCAGATCGTGCCCATCCATGGGGCCTGAATAGTTAAAATTTAGACATTCAAATATGTTTTCGTCTTTGGCAGTACCTTTTTTAACATTGGTAAGGTATTTTTTCAAGGCCCCTACACTGGGA is from Arenibacter algicola and encodes:
- a CDS encoding 1-deoxy-D-xylulose-5-phosphate synthase, which codes for MPKGILQHISDPKDIRTLEIVDLIQLAQELREFIIDIVATKEGHLGASLGVVELTIALHYVFNTPKDKLIWDVGHQAYGHKILTGRREIFNTNRQLGGISGFPKRSESLYDDFGTGHSSTSISAILGMALASQIKGIKNMQHIAVIGDASIASGMAFEGLNHAGDTNANILIILNDNAIGIDPSVGALKKYLTNVKKGTAKDENIFECLNFNYSGPMDGHDLAALIKELKRLKEIEGPKLLHIITTKGKGLQKAEENQVVYHAPGKFNKETGDLWPKTSEIQPPKYQDVFGHTLVELAENNEKIVGITPAMPTGSSLKYMMEQLPERAFDVGIAEQHAVTMAGGMAAEGLVPFCNIYSTFLQRAYDQIIHDVALQNLPVIFCLDRAGLVGQDGATHHGIYDMAYLRCIPNLIIFAPLNEIELRNIMFTAQLGLEHPIAIRYPRGRGVTLDWKQKFNKIPIGISQELKKGTKIAVLSIGHIGNMVSDLLKDVNERGQIGHYNMRFVKPLDTLMLQKIFLTYESVITIEDGCKMGGFGSAILEYANEIHSFVPIKIFGIEDVFIEQGTVEELHKISKIDISTLKNYINNLLNID
- the dgt gene encoding dGTP triphosphohydrolase, which gives rise to MNWEQLLSLKRSGDTHKRIRKEQDETRLGFEVDYDRVIFSAAFRSLQDKTQVIPLSKTDFVHTRLTHSLEVSVVGRSLGRIAGKKILEKHPHLREVHGFHFNDFGAIVAAAALAHDIGNPPFGHSGEKAIGEYFKTGRGKQFETMLTQKEYQDIIDFEGNANGYRLLTESRQGVEGGLRLSYATLGAFMKYPKESLPKKPTKHIADKKFGFFQQDVASFQEVATELGLESRGKGKDIGFCRHPLTFLVEAADDICYTIIDFEDGINLGLISEDYALEYLIKLVKDSINIKKYNNLVYMEDRLSYLRALAINTLISDAIAIFIENEDAILKGEFSVSLMDKSKFKAQIQDIITLSVQKIYRSQEVLEKEIAGYRIISDILDVYNTALIRNKEGNSSNYDRLMISTLPEAYRETKGSTYDILLNTCCYVASLSDSAAVHIHNKIMGKQL
- a CDS encoding DUF3078 domain-containing protein, producing MYGKIFIIVLLFLNFNFLFSQDTIPAPQSPDSTQVDSMRVDSMRIDTIVIRTLQDKIKYIPRGADLTNPVVSFKRTKPLEEKYRRFRIPSFWEKENKLGFNFSEVAFVNWNAGGNNSISGLASAKFVRNYKFRYVQLNNNLDIRYGLNAQEGFKLRKSDDALRFSSTFAFRRDTISNWYYSASAEFRTQFSNGYKYPDRDKPISRFMAPGYALLGAGTSYIPEGKKFNLRLAPLTFKSTFVLDQTLANNGAFGVQRALIDTDGNIIKEGENVYLEFGFLVSNTWETMVYENVKLNHRLQLYSDYVKNFGNIDIDWEVNVDLTVNKYVKASIGTHVLYDHDIIFDEVKAADGTITTPGKRKVQFKQLLGVGLTYDF